The stretch of DNA ttgtgaccccatgaatagcagcacgccaggcctccctgtccatcaccaactcccggagttcacccaaactcatgtgcatcgagtcagtgatgccatcctaccatctcatcctctgtcatccccttctcctcccacccccaatccctcccagcatcagagtcttttccaacgagtcaacacttcacatgaggtggccaaagtactggagtttcagcctcagcattagtccttccaaagaacacccaggactggtctcctttaggatggactggttggatctccttgcagcccaagggactctcaagagtcttctctagcaccacagttcaaaagcatcaattctttggtgctcagccttcttcacagtccaactctcacatccatacatgaccacaggaaaaatcatagccttgactagacagacctttgttggcaaagtaatgtctctgcttttgaatatgctatctaggttggtcataattttccttccaaggagtacgcgtcttttaatttcatggctgcagtcaccatctgcagtgattttggagcccagaaaaataaagtctgacactgtttccactgtttccccatctatttgccatgaagtgatgggaccagatgccatgatcttcgttttctgaatgttgagcttcaagccaactttttcactctcctctttcactttcatcaagaggctttttagttcctcttcactttgtgccataagggtggtgtcatctgcatatctgaggttattgacatttctctcggcaatcttgattccagcttgtgtttcttccagtccagcgtttctcatgatgtactctgcatataagttaagtaagcagggtgacaatatacagccttgacatactccttttcctatttggaaccagtctgttgttccatgtccagttctaacttgcttcctgacctgcattcaggtttctcaagaggcaggtcaggtggtttggtattcccatctctttcagaattttccacagtttattgtgatccacacagtcaaaggctttggcatagtcaataaagcagaaatagatgtttttctggaactctcttgctttttcaagccACATGTAATATCCTTTACAGTTCAAGATATGacataaagaagacagagaacaCCACATGGCTGTGTCAGAATCGAGAAAGATGAATAATGACATTAAGACCAGATCACAGAGATCTTACAGGGTGGGCTCGAGCACTAGGGACACTGTTTCTGCACAGGCCTTCTAAGCCCAGAGGCCCTGAAGTGAGTTGTCACATGTGAAATTCATTCTTCAGGCTTTCAGGAGGAATCACTCCAAAACTCTATCCCTTTTTAAACACATGGAAGAAAAGATATAGTTCTTCGAAGACGTATGTTGGGCAGAGATGAAATTTTGTAAATAAACCTTTGCTCTTGAGCACATGGCTAAATATACGGTCTAGAAAAGGACACTTTTCCGTTGATGGATAGTGTGACGTCCACTTATTATCAATACAGATGACAAGTTGaatgaaagaatttgaaaagtttCTCTGTTGTATTCCAACAAGAAAATGAGACTCtgatcatttttttcaaattccatCATATCATTCAGATTCTATCTGGGCTTCATGACATATGGTCAAGTGAAGAAGGTGGTGGAAAGACACTGATCTGCCTGGGATGAGGCACCTGGATGGACTTCCAGGTGAACTGTCCACAGCTGAAAACACACCTTCAGCAAGTCAGAATGCAGTCTCTTGACCTTTCAGTGCAAGATGGTCACACTAAAAGCACAACTTCAttggggctgagggtggggggtaaatcaagagtttgggattaacatatatacactattatatagaACAGATCATCaataaggacccactgtatagcacagggacctctactcagtattctgtaataacctacacaggaaaagaatctgaaaatgaatggatatatgtatatgtataactaaagcACTTTAGCTGTATACTTAGTAACTATGTTGTggctgttcagttgcccagttgtatctgactctttgcaacccgatgaactgtagccctccaggctcttctgtccatgggatttcttcccaggtaagaatactggagtgggttgccatttccagctccaggggatcttcccaacccaaggatcgaacccgggtctcttgcattggcaggcagatactttaccactgaaccacctgggaagccctaaatcatCTGTAcaccaacataaaataaaaattaaatttaaaaaagcacaaCTTCTGGGCTATAAACACAATGGAAAAGGAATGAGGGTCAGAAGAGCAAGAGGTCATCTTTCTAGGAAGCAAGGACAGGGAACCAAGGCCACCAGCTTGGGCGGTGAGTGCACAACTGCATGTCCTGTGGCAGACTTGGAGCATTCCTTCCAAGAATCGTATATGGACTGGGGCAGAATACAAGCTTGAAAGGCTTTATGGACATTTAGTCATAGTAGTTAAAGAATTGCGACAAAGACTTGGAGCTTAACATAATAACCTCACTCAACACTTTTCTCCCCCAGTTAACTACCACTCTCCATCAATTCTCCACGTTGCCTTGCTGTTTGCTGAAGGAAGTTGGCCTGAGTCGGTTGGAAAATTAATAGATTTATTTAATGAAGGCAAAGGGCAGAATTGTTAAATTTTACTTGATTTGGTTTTATTTCACAATCAACACTTTTTACTGCACTTTTAATCCTATACATCTTGGGTTCTTGACACTGGTTGTAGATTAAGATCAGCTAGgtgttcttttgttttaataataatgTCTTAGCAGGACCTGAGCATTAGTATTGTTCAAAGTACTAATGTCAGAACTTCTGGGAATGGAGCCCAGGTGATGAAATTTTCAAAAGCTCCCCAGGTAATATTAATATGCACACAAGGTTGAGAATAACtgcaatataaaaaagaaactagGTATTGATTATAaggatttcagtttttaaatatctGTCTGGCTTCAAAGATAATGTCTCACTAGAGAAAGTTTCGACTTTGAGagtaaagaatgaaaaagaaaacatcaaggTACAGAGGATCATtggggattgtgtgtgtgtattctataGGTAGGGCACTGATATAATTCAGGGGTTATTAACAGCCTTGGGAGCAGGAACTTTTCTGATAATCTAATGAAGGCTCTATCTTCTCTAaaacaatatacatatacataaattttggaaattttaggGCTATCACCGTGTTCCTACAACCAATGTTAAGGACCTCTGATACAGTCATAGACTGTTATAACTaccataaaaggaacaaataagCAGGTAAAAAAAATCAGCCATAAGAACTGAAAAGCCTAAGACTGGGTCTTGATTTTGCCCCTAAATTGCTGTGTGATTCTAAACAAATTACCTAAGCTTGCTAAACCTCAGTTTTTCTATAAAGTGAAATGTTTATCTGCCTATAGGGCAGTGTGGATAACATTTttacaattttgtaaaaataaaatcaatccaGAGTAAATGAATAACTgtaaaactactttgaaaagcTACAGTTTATTAATAGAGATAtgcaggggtttccctggtggctcagtggtaaggaatctgcctgccaacgcaggagacatgggttcgatccctgacctgtgaggatcccacatgctgtggagcaactaagcccacatgccccaactactgaacctgggctctagagcccggaagccacaattactgagtctacgtgctgcaactactgaagcccgggaGCCCCAGCGCCTGCGCTCCACCCATggcaagagaaggcactgcaatgtACTCGTGtactgaaactagagagtagcccctgcatgcaactagagaaaagcccaagcagcagttaagaccaagcacagccaaaaataaataaaaaaataagattatttagGGAATAAAAAGAGATATTCAGAATTTATCTAAGAAGAAACATACAATTTCCTGGGTAACTGACATGTATATCTGGCTTTCCCTGTTATGTACACCTGCCTCGTTAGCAGACCATCGATTTATAAGGAATTCAGCAACTCTTGAGCAGACTCAGAGCTATATTAGAAGCTCTGTACTAGAAGGATAGTTAAGTCCCAGCTCCGGTTGGCCTATATATGCAACCTATCTCTCCCTACGCTATGATGGGTAGCCTGCTGTTACCATGTGtggtgttttctgtcaaactgcTAGTAAATCCAtttatattacttaaaaaaaaatactcatgtaTTAAAATGCAAAGGAAGAGTAGTAGTTTCAGGAGAAAGAAACCTATGAAGCAAAATTTGGTCTTTGAGGCCCTGGGGATTCCCACTGGCTCCCTATCAGAGAATCTCTGCTTCTTATTTCACAAGGAAACACTGTCTCAGAAATACCTTCAGTCCCAAGGTATTAAAGTGTAAAAATCTAGGACTGAGAATAAAGTTTGCTTTTCACAGTCAGTGCTGCAGAGTTAAGGCCATTCACCCTGACTGTGGTAAGGTGTTAACCAGAGGGGCAAACTTTGTATGCAAATTCTAAACAGGGTTACCCTAAAAGAAAGATCATCAGCCGAAACCTTCATGTTCCTGGGTGTCTAAGGTTCCTATTCACTTCATTGTCTTAGtcttaataaaaggaaataagcaATGCGCAAGGAGCATCTGATACTGATACTGAATTTCGTTGGCTGTTTTCCACTcctcagaaaaatatattaaaatgcagagtagCTCAAACTACTGTCTGTTTGTTCATAAAGGAAAACGCTTTATGTGCAGAAATTTCAAGTGAGAGGCAATCTCAGGTCTTCAAAAGCAGCTATTATCAAACAAAGCAACCAGAAAATTAAAGCACTGTAGATGGCTCTGACCACAGTCTCGGCTATCTGCCAGCTTCTCCATCGCTCTTGGTAGGAGCGTTTTTGAATTGCTTATTGTGTCCACAAAGTCTCTCTGAGTGTTCTGCTTCTTTGACGTAAAATACCTCCCCCTCCTTTACAGACTATTACTTTAACTGTATAGTTAGTCTCTCCCTAAACCCCTGTTTACCATCTGCTCTGAGCGAGGCACTGAGAAGAACGGTATCTGAGAGCATTCAAGGTGTTTCTGTTACACGTAAAGAGGAATGGCCATTAAAGACCTAAGCACTTCATTCTGTCCCTCCCAGCCAAGGTCCCCCGAGTCGAGGACCCACCTGTGCCTCTCGCCCCACCCACTTTACAGTAGCTCTTCACCCCAGACCTAACGGAGGAATCTCGGCTTCTATGGTCAttcctctccctccctgaccACAGAAGTTGGGCCATTCTGGAAGGGTGTACgtatgagaaagagagagaaaatgtcttCTCCCCAAACAAGGACACACATTTGAATTCCAAATGATTGAAAATGATTGAAGAATTTGGTCTCTTAAGCAATCCTATATTCTGGTTAATTGAGAACTGCCACTTATATAAATTACCAGGTCACATACAAATAGGGCAAGAGGCTCTCAAGGTGGTGACTTCCTCTGTATTAATCAGGAAAATGCACAGCTAAGAGttgaataacaaaataaaacactttttttggatggttggtattttatttatgtgtatcaTGACAAATCGTAATGGCTGTAATTCATCACATTAGAGAAGCAATCAACAGTTCTAGCTGGACAGAATTAAAATTGATTGAGACCCTTCGTCACCCTGGCAGAAGATAATAATTACATCATTATTTATTAACTATAGAGCCAATAGCCAacagtctttttaatttcttttgatttAAGATCTAATATACATTAAAGTGGGGttccctggtacctcagttggtaaagaatcgcctgctatgcagaagaccctggttcaattcctgggttgggaagatctgctggaaaagggataggttaccctctccagtagtcttgggcttccctggtggttcagctggtaaagaatccacctgcaatgatggagacctgggttcaacccctgggttggggagatcccctggagaagggaaaggctacccactccagtattctagcctggagaattccatggactagataGTCcaacaggtcacaaagagtcagacactactgagcagctttcactttttcatacatTAAagtccagaatatacaagcaaagCAAAATATGACAAAATTAGGGGAAAATCAAGTGAATGTATTTAATCTGAATAATCCTGGGAAAAGGCTGCTCTTGTGTTTACGTCCCGTTGGCAGAACATCTACTCTGCACTGAACACTCTCCTGGGTCCTCTGCATCTTTGGTTCGTTTTATCCTCACCACATCCATGGAAGCATATCGGTTGCATCCATTCTAAGTAGTGAACAACTACACTAACAAAGATTGTGTAGATTAATACAGGCAACACCTTCTATAGATAGTGCAAACacctagaaaaacaaaacactcttCTTAGAAACCGCATCTCAACTTGCAAGGgagcaacagagacacagacatagagaacagacttgtgggcacagtgagGGGAAGAGGGTGGCACGAACTGAGAGAGTAGTGTGAAAACACACACATTACCACGCGTAAAATAGGCTGCCAGTagggatttgctgtatgacacagagaGCTCAACCTAGTGccctgtgatgatctagaggggtaggatggggtgggaggtaggacggaggttcaggagggacgggacatatgtatacctatggctgattcacgttgatgtatggcagagaccaacacattattgtaaagcaattatcctccaattaaaaaaagtatttttttctaaaaaggagTCTTTTGAAGGATAAGCAAAACTGGTATGTATCCAAAACGTCAGAGGATGTTCCTGTTGGAACCAcatttcttccatctcttcttggcCCACAGCATGTTCCCAGAAACAGGCCAGGGACAGAGAGGAATGAAGGAAATGAAGAGTCATCACACACACCGAGTGTCCTTAAGAATAGTTCTGATGTCATTTATCTCCACCTTCCAAGAATCCTGGGATGGCCTTGCACAGACAAGTGACAGATACTGTCAGTTCAGTCTGTGACCATAATGGCCAAAGTCACTGAGGAAGATTTGCGTCCAGCATTACAATAACTCAAGCTGATGTACCCTCCTTGCAAGGATGGCCAGTGTGAGGTGACGTGAGGTTAGGACagtccaatccctggttggatGGAGATGAACTCAACGGAAGTTTTCCATGGGTAGCAAGAGTCAAGCAAGCAGTAGCTCCTGGCATGGGAATGAAACTGTTGTTGGCTGGTTTGTGACCACTTATTAGACTCTAAATGGTGGTCGGAAGCAAGGACCAGGGCACCCCCTGATATACAGTTCTGAAGGAGCTGAAAACATGGGCAGGAGATAGAAACTTTTTGCTGACTTTGTCCAGGGTGCTGCTGTGGTTTCTACCCTTCATGAAGGAAGCAACCTTAAACTAAGCTATAAAGAgcatttgaggacttccctgctggcgcagaggttgggaatctgcctgccaaagccaGCGAcacgggctccatccctggtccgggaagattccacatatgaagagcaactaagcccatgcaccacagccacCGAGCTGGCGCTCTAGggtccatgagccacaactacccaaccccactcacctagagcctgtgctccacaatgagggaagccctgaaatgagGAGCCCATGCGCCatgacaaagagtagcccctgctcaccgcaactggagagagCCCACACAAAacaatgaagacccggcacagccaaaaacaactaaaaaaaaaaaagaatatttgattcTTTCTGCATCATCCTGATCATCCTGATTCTTCCTTTATGACAAACACGTGATTTCCTGGCCTGACCATTCCCAGACCAGTAAAGGAAGACATTCCCACTTCCCCAAAACTGTACAGTGATGGTGGAAGAGAAACTAGCATGATTAGAGGCCAACTGTTGCCTTTATTCCCTCTATGCTTTCCTCTGCCTGAGCCTAACAACTCTAAAAGTTCCCCAAATTTGAGTGAAAAGGCAACTTGACCATGGACTCAAATTTCCATATGTTTGGCTTATTCTGTCCCCAAATCTTATATGTGTCAATAAGAAAAGCCCGTGGCTGGTAATTTGTTTGTAATCCACCCTTCTGAATGCTTtacttacaaaattattttaaaaaatatataataccttTTATGGGACATTAGGAATGTGGGTACCAACTCTGTATTTAATAATATTAGAGAAATATTAAATTTCCATGTAGAAATGGGAATGGTATCATGATAATATCAGGATTTTTAAGAGTTCATGGCTTTTATAAACACACAAAAGTATTTACAGATTGAATGATATGATGTCTtagatttgtttcaaaataacatGGGAGGGTTGCAGCAGGTGGGGATATGGGTGAAACAAGATTGGCCTCCAGCTGATCATTGTTGAAGCTGGGTGGTAGGCTCATTGTGCTGGATTTTGTGTTGTGGTGTTTGTATATGTCAGaagttttccataataaaaatattgttttaaaaaaacgaATCAAAACAGGTTAAAGTTACTTTAAATTCACATtagaaaatcatatttttcaaaaatgattaaaaatagatGCAGTTATATGATTTAACATTAAATGAGATTTAAAgctatacataaaatattgtccgcatatatatatatatatatatatttacatatgcatGTAAATGGAAAACTAAAACTACGGAAAAAGCAAATTATGGGTGCCCCtgaatggcaagaatacatgttATTATTCATaacttgttactttttttttcattttcctaattttctagaaagaaatacattaagtttttaattttatgaagttATTTGTATAAATTACGCTCGTGATGCATAAGGTGAAAAACAAGAGTTATAGAACTGTACATGAAATAGAatctgaatttgtttttaaatatgtgtgcATGGTGTATGTGTATCTAAAATAAACATCATCAAATTGTTAAGGATGATTATCTCTGAGTGATGGCATCAttggtctttttttattttcttagtctgTTTCTTCTTCAGTTAATATCTTTGTCTCAGTCTGTTTCTTCTTCAATCAATAAGTgtaattttataatcagaaaaacatAGCATAAGAAAAGTAATTTATTGCTATTTCTTTATAAGTAAAGGATTGTCTATGTAGGACAATATAAATATAAGGAACTATGTAATGTATACTTAATGAAACAGATAAGTAAGTCCAAGGGAATTTTAATTCTCTTTGAAAGTATATGTTAAGCTTTTAAACAACGCTGATATAAAATTGTTCTAACAGCCATCATTATGCGGTAACACTCTTGCCTTCATATACTCACTTCCTTAATAATCGTGGCTCATTTTCCGTCCATCTCCAGGTATATCCATGCCAATACCAGTCTTTGGGCTCCAGGACGATTCCAAAGTCTTTAAGGAAGGGAGTTGCTTACTCGCGGATGAGAACTTTGTCCTGATTGGCTCTTTTGTGGCCTTTTTCATTCCCTTAACCATCATGGTGATCACCTACTTTCTCACCATCAAGTCGCTCCAGAAAGAAGCCACTTTGTGTGTGAGTGATCCTGGAACACGGACCAAACTAGCTTCTTTCAGCTTCCTGCCTCAGAGCTCCCTGTCTTCGGAAAAGCTCTTCCAGCGGTCCATCCACAGGGAGCCAGGCTCCTACGGCAGGAGGACTATGCAGTCCATCAGCAATGAGCAGAAGGCTTGCAAGGTGCTGGGCATCGTCTTCTTCCTGTTTGTGGTGATGTGGTGCCCCTTCTTCATCACCAACATAATGGCTGTCATCTGCAAAGAGGCCTGCAACAGGGATGTCATTGAAGCCCTGCTCAACGTGTTCGTTTGGATCGGTTACCTCTCCTCAGCAGTCAACCCGCTGGTGTATACACTGTTCAATAAGACCTATAGGTCGGCCTTTTCCAGGTATATTCAGTGTCagtacaaggaaaataaaaaaccatTGCAGTTAATTTTAGTGAACACTATCCCGGCCTTGGCTTATAAG from Bubalus bubalis isolate 160015118507 breed Murrah chromosome 13, NDDB_SH_1, whole genome shotgun sequence encodes:
- the HTR2A gene encoding 5-hydroxytryptamine receptor 2A isoform X2, giving the protein MHLCAISLDRYVAIQNPIHHSRFNSRTKAFLKIIAVWTISVGISMPIPVFGLQDDSKVFKEGSCLLADENFVLIGSFVAFFIPLTIMVITYFLTIKSLQKEATLCVSDPGTRTKLASFSFLPQSSLSSEKLFQRSIHREPGSYGRRTMQSISNEQKACKVLGIVFFLFVVMWCPFFITNIMAVICKEACNRDVIEALLNVFVWIGYLSSAVNPLVYTLFNKTYRSAFSRYIQCQYKENKKPLQLILVNTIPALAYKSSQLQMGPKKNSKKDDKTTDNDCTMVALGKEHPEDAPADSSNTVNEKVSCV